The following coding sequences lie in one Zingiber officinale cultivar Zhangliang chromosome 2B, Zo_v1.1, whole genome shotgun sequence genomic window:
- the LOC122046621 gene encoding uncharacterized protein LOC122046621 isoform X5, giving the protein MHKVGKHRREEQPRRRPRSDPSSSSSGDGTASCCGLDDGKSNDGAREGRRYKACCYRSQLEEEQVVILQQQLKEEIDLHVALANAITNNAHNRGQLLDSPSKLPDKAQNLLDTVAALEIKVLKLEKELASLQLQLCQERNERHLAEHHFGSLPISPKQLSKSLGSMWEEHISCLRASKFGLNEISSSIQQDRSSNGDTELALTNKSLDEFPEEEVLGSSYGVEEGNKLVTCLQQPDAVKLKDSGRTNLSNNSNKLSEEMVKCMRNIFLCLSEPSDITSKASLSECLPSQPSPVGPSSSDSSFTISSSRKFSTETRLTNEIVDLVDRFDPYGVNSGVNGRNIGCYSFAMEVSWMSVGKIQLEYAAEALKGYRSLVEQLAMVDPANMNSNEKLAFWINVYNALIMHEVEVRCLDLGLFHAYLAYGVPKSDIKLFSLMQKASYVIGGQSISAAEIEFVILKMKSPGHRPQLSLVLALHEFRISEEQSSYCIDSHEPMLLFALSCGMYSSPGIRVFKADNIQHELDNSMLDYIRASIGISEKGKLLVPKLLHSYTNGVVEDSLLVDWICRHLSPNQVAIVRESTLKWKQRLLGAQSFSITPYDSRFRYLFLSDNCTCEKSPRSV; this is encoded by the exons ATGCACAAGGTGGGGAAGCATCGCCGGGAAGAACAGCCGCGTCGGCGCCCACGCTCAGAtccgtcttcttcttcctccggcGATGGCACGGCGAGCTGTTGTGGTCTAGAT GATGGCAAGAGTAACGACGGCGCAAGGGAAGGAAGGCGTTACAAAGCGTGCTGCTACAGATCTCAGCTCGAAGAGGAA CAGGTTGTGATCCTGCAGCAGCAGCTCAAGGAGGAGATTGATCTACATGTAGCTTTGGCAAATGCAATAACCAATAATGCACATAATCGTGGGCAATTGTTAGACTCCCCTTCAAAGCTTCCTGAtaaa GCTCAGAACCTTCTCGATACTGTAGCAGCATTGGAGATAAAAGTTTTGAAACTTGAAAAGGAGCTGGCTTCTTTGCAACTTCAGCTTTGTCAAGAAAGGAACGAGCGCCATCTTGCTGAACACCATTTTGGAAGTTTGCCAATATCACCAAAGCAACTATCCAAATCTCTCGGCAGCATGTGGGAAGAG CACATATCTTGTTTGCGAGCTTCCAAGTTTGGGTTAAATGAAATTTCCAGTTCCATTCAACAAGATCGGTCATCAAATGGAGATACAGAGTTAGCTCTGACAAACAAATCATTGGATGAATTCCCTGAAGAAGAG GTATTAGGATCATCTTATGGGGTTGAAGAAGGGAACAAATTGGTTACTTGTCTTCAGCAGCCTGATGCTGTGAAATTGAAAGACTCTGGGAGAACAAACCTATCGAACAATTCAAACAAGCTCTCGGAAGAAATGGTGAAATGCATGAGAAATATCTTTCTTTGTCTTTCTGAACCATCAGACATCACTTCAAAGGCATCTTTGTCAGAATGCTTGCCTTCCCAACCTTCACCAGTTGGTCCTTCTTCTTCTGATTCATCCTTCACCATATCGTCTTCTCGGAAATTTTCAACTGAGACACGTCTGACTAATGAGATAGTGGACCTAGTGGACAGATTTGATCCTTATGGAGTTAACAGCGGAGTAAACGGGAGGAATATTGGATGTTATAGCTTCGCAATGGAGGTGTCTTGGATGTCAGTAGGAAAGATACAACTAGAATATGCTGCTGAGGCTTTGAAAGGTTATAG ATCTCTTGTGGAGCAATTGGCAATGGTAGATCCAGCCAATATGAACAGCAATGAGAAGCTTGCCTTTTGGATTAATGTGTATAATGCCTTGATAATGCAT GAAGTAGAAGTAAGATGCCTCGATCTTGGTTTGTTTCAT GCCTATTTAGCATATGGAGTTCCTAAAAGTGACATCAAACTGTTTTCTCTAATGCAGAAG GCATCTTATGTAATCGGCGGTCAGTCCATTAGTGCAGCTGAGATTGAATTTGTCATCCTGAAGATGAAATCTCCAGGGCATCGGCCACAGCTT AGTTTGGTTTTGGCTCTTCACGAGTTTCGGATTTCCGAGGAGCAAAGTAGTTATTGCATCGATAGTCATGAACCTATGCTATTATTTGCCCTTAGTTGTGGAATGTACTCATCGCCCGGG ATAAGAGTCTTCAAAGCAGATAACATTCAACATGAGCTTGACAACTCAATGCTGGACTATATTCGAGCATCGATAGGTATCAGTGAGAAGGGGAAACTGTTAGTACCAAAATTGCTGCACTCTTATACAAATGGCGTCGTCGAAGACTCTTTGTTGGTCGATTGGATTTGTCGTCATCTATCCCCCAACCAAGTAGCCATTGTTCGAGAGTCCACATTGAAGTGGAAGCAAAGGTTGCTTGGTGCCCAGAGTTTCAGTATTACACCTTACGATTCAAGATTCCGGTACTTATTCTTGTCTGATAACTGTACTTGCGAGAAGTCTCCAAGATCAGTATGA
- the LOC122046621 gene encoding uncharacterized protein LOC122046621 isoform X4: MLCLKAEALGHEMHSSCGVIIPANLGRSLQKLMHKVGKHRREEQPRRRPRSDPSSSSSGDGTASCCGLDDGKSNDGAREGRRYKACCYRSQLEEEVVILQQQLKEEIDLHVALANAITNNAHNRGQLLDSPSKLPDKAQNLLDTVAALEIKVLKLEKELASLQLQLCQERNERHLAEHHFGSLPISPKQLSKSLGSMWEEHISCLRASKFGLNEISSSIQQDRSSNGDTELALTNKSLDEFPEEEVLGSSYGVEEGNKLVTCLQQPDAVKLKDSGRTNLSNNSNKLSEEMVKCMRNIFLCLSEPSDITSKASLSECLPSQPSPVGPSSSDSSFTISSSRKFSTETRLTNEIVDLVDRFDPYGVNSGVNGRNIGCYSFAMEVSWMSVGKIQLEYAAEALKGYRSLVEQLAMVDPANMNSNEKLAFWINVYNALIMHAYLAYGVPKSDIKLFSLMQKASYVIGGQSISAAEIEFVILKMKSPGHRPQLSLVLALHEFRISEEQSSYCIDSHEPMLLFALSCGMYSSPGIRVFKADNIQHELDNSMLDYIRASIGISEKGKLLVPKLLHSYTNGVVEDSLLVDWICRHLSPNQVAIVRESTLKWKQRLLGAQSFSITPYDSRFRYLFLSDNCTCEKSPRSV; the protein is encoded by the exons ATGCTGTGCCTGAAAGCAGAAGCTTTGGGGCACGAGATGCATTCCTCCTGTGGCGTCATCATTCCGGCGAATCT GGGAAGATCGCTACAGAAACTGATGCACAAGGTGGGGAAGCATCGCCGGGAAGAACAGCCGCGTCGGCGCCCACGCTCAGAtccgtcttcttcttcctccggcGATGGCACGGCGAGCTGTTGTGGTCTAGAT GATGGCAAGAGTAACGACGGCGCAAGGGAAGGAAGGCGTTACAAAGCGTGCTGCTACAGATCTCAGCTCGAAGAGGAA GTTGTGATCCTGCAGCAGCAGCTCAAGGAGGAGATTGATCTACATGTAGCTTTGGCAAATGCAATAACCAATAATGCACATAATCGTGGGCAATTGTTAGACTCCCCTTCAAAGCTTCCTGAtaaa GCTCAGAACCTTCTCGATACTGTAGCAGCATTGGAGATAAAAGTTTTGAAACTTGAAAAGGAGCTGGCTTCTTTGCAACTTCAGCTTTGTCAAGAAAGGAACGAGCGCCATCTTGCTGAACACCATTTTGGAAGTTTGCCAATATCACCAAAGCAACTATCCAAATCTCTCGGCAGCATGTGGGAAGAG CACATATCTTGTTTGCGAGCTTCCAAGTTTGGGTTAAATGAAATTTCCAGTTCCATTCAACAAGATCGGTCATCAAATGGAGATACAGAGTTAGCTCTGACAAACAAATCATTGGATGAATTCCCTGAAGAAGAG GTATTAGGATCATCTTATGGGGTTGAAGAAGGGAACAAATTGGTTACTTGTCTTCAGCAGCCTGATGCTGTGAAATTGAAAGACTCTGGGAGAACAAACCTATCGAACAATTCAAACAAGCTCTCGGAAGAAATGGTGAAATGCATGAGAAATATCTTTCTTTGTCTTTCTGAACCATCAGACATCACTTCAAAGGCATCTTTGTCAGAATGCTTGCCTTCCCAACCTTCACCAGTTGGTCCTTCTTCTTCTGATTCATCCTTCACCATATCGTCTTCTCGGAAATTTTCAACTGAGACACGTCTGACTAATGAGATAGTGGACCTAGTGGACAGATTTGATCCTTATGGAGTTAACAGCGGAGTAAACGGGAGGAATATTGGATGTTATAGCTTCGCAATGGAGGTGTCTTGGATGTCAGTAGGAAAGATACAACTAGAATATGCTGCTGAGGCTTTGAAAGGTTATAG ATCTCTTGTGGAGCAATTGGCAATGGTAGATCCAGCCAATATGAACAGCAATGAGAAGCTTGCCTTTTGGATTAATGTGTATAATGCCTTGATAATGCAT GCCTATTTAGCATATGGAGTTCCTAAAAGTGACATCAAACTGTTTTCTCTAATGCAGAAG GCATCTTATGTAATCGGCGGTCAGTCCATTAGTGCAGCTGAGATTGAATTTGTCATCCTGAAGATGAAATCTCCAGGGCATCGGCCACAGCTT AGTTTGGTTTTGGCTCTTCACGAGTTTCGGATTTCCGAGGAGCAAAGTAGTTATTGCATCGATAGTCATGAACCTATGCTATTATTTGCCCTTAGTTGTGGAATGTACTCATCGCCCGGG ATAAGAGTCTTCAAAGCAGATAACATTCAACATGAGCTTGACAACTCAATGCTGGACTATATTCGAGCATCGATAGGTATCAGTGAGAAGGGGAAACTGTTAGTACCAAAATTGCTGCACTCTTATACAAATGGCGTCGTCGAAGACTCTTTGTTGGTCGATTGGATTTGTCGTCATCTATCCCCCAACCAAGTAGCCATTGTTCGAGAGTCCACATTGAAGTGGAAGCAAAGGTTGCTTGGTGCCCAGAGTTTCAGTATTACACCTTACGATTCAAGATTCCGGTACTTATTCTTGTCTGATAACTGTACTTGCGAGAAGTCTCCAAGATCAGTATGA
- the LOC122046621 gene encoding uncharacterized protein LOC122046621 isoform X3 produces the protein MLCLKAEALGHEMHSSCGVIIPANLGRSLQKLMHKVGKHRREEQPRRRPRSDPSSSSSGDGTASCCGLDDGKSNDGAREGRRYKACCYRSQLEEEQVVILQQQLKEEIDLHVALANAITNNAHNRGQLLDSPSKLPDKAQNLLDTVAALEIKVLKLEKELASLQLQLCQERNERHLAEHHFGSLPISPKQLSKSLGSMWEEHISCLRASKFGLNEISSSIQQDRSSNGDTELALTNKSLDEFPEEEVLGSSYGVEEGNKLVTCLQQPDAVKLKDSGRTNLSNNSNKLSEEMVKCMRNIFLCLSEPSDITSKASLSECLPSQPSPVGPSSSDSSFTISSSRKFSTETRLTNEIVDLVDRFDPYGVNSGVNGRNIGCYSFAMEVSWMSVGKIQLEYAAEALKGYRSLVEQLAMVDPANMNSNEKLAFWINVYNALIMHAYLAYGVPKSDIKLFSLMQKASYVIGGQSISAAEIEFVILKMKSPGHRPQLSLVLALHEFRISEEQSSYCIDSHEPMLLFALSCGMYSSPGIRVFKADNIQHELDNSMLDYIRASIGISEKGKLLVPKLLHSYTNGVVEDSLLVDWICRHLSPNQVAIVRESTLKWKQRLLGAQSFSITPYDSRFRYLFLSDNCTCEKSPRSV, from the exons ATGCTGTGCCTGAAAGCAGAAGCTTTGGGGCACGAGATGCATTCCTCCTGTGGCGTCATCATTCCGGCGAATCT GGGAAGATCGCTACAGAAACTGATGCACAAGGTGGGGAAGCATCGCCGGGAAGAACAGCCGCGTCGGCGCCCACGCTCAGAtccgtcttcttcttcctccggcGATGGCACGGCGAGCTGTTGTGGTCTAGAT GATGGCAAGAGTAACGACGGCGCAAGGGAAGGAAGGCGTTACAAAGCGTGCTGCTACAGATCTCAGCTCGAAGAGGAA CAGGTTGTGATCCTGCAGCAGCAGCTCAAGGAGGAGATTGATCTACATGTAGCTTTGGCAAATGCAATAACCAATAATGCACATAATCGTGGGCAATTGTTAGACTCCCCTTCAAAGCTTCCTGAtaaa GCTCAGAACCTTCTCGATACTGTAGCAGCATTGGAGATAAAAGTTTTGAAACTTGAAAAGGAGCTGGCTTCTTTGCAACTTCAGCTTTGTCAAGAAAGGAACGAGCGCCATCTTGCTGAACACCATTTTGGAAGTTTGCCAATATCACCAAAGCAACTATCCAAATCTCTCGGCAGCATGTGGGAAGAG CACATATCTTGTTTGCGAGCTTCCAAGTTTGGGTTAAATGAAATTTCCAGTTCCATTCAACAAGATCGGTCATCAAATGGAGATACAGAGTTAGCTCTGACAAACAAATCATTGGATGAATTCCCTGAAGAAGAG GTATTAGGATCATCTTATGGGGTTGAAGAAGGGAACAAATTGGTTACTTGTCTTCAGCAGCCTGATGCTGTGAAATTGAAAGACTCTGGGAGAACAAACCTATCGAACAATTCAAACAAGCTCTCGGAAGAAATGGTGAAATGCATGAGAAATATCTTTCTTTGTCTTTCTGAACCATCAGACATCACTTCAAAGGCATCTTTGTCAGAATGCTTGCCTTCCCAACCTTCACCAGTTGGTCCTTCTTCTTCTGATTCATCCTTCACCATATCGTCTTCTCGGAAATTTTCAACTGAGACACGTCTGACTAATGAGATAGTGGACCTAGTGGACAGATTTGATCCTTATGGAGTTAACAGCGGAGTAAACGGGAGGAATATTGGATGTTATAGCTTCGCAATGGAGGTGTCTTGGATGTCAGTAGGAAAGATACAACTAGAATATGCTGCTGAGGCTTTGAAAGGTTATAG ATCTCTTGTGGAGCAATTGGCAATGGTAGATCCAGCCAATATGAACAGCAATGAGAAGCTTGCCTTTTGGATTAATGTGTATAATGCCTTGATAATGCAT GCCTATTTAGCATATGGAGTTCCTAAAAGTGACATCAAACTGTTTTCTCTAATGCAGAAG GCATCTTATGTAATCGGCGGTCAGTCCATTAGTGCAGCTGAGATTGAATTTGTCATCCTGAAGATGAAATCTCCAGGGCATCGGCCACAGCTT AGTTTGGTTTTGGCTCTTCACGAGTTTCGGATTTCCGAGGAGCAAAGTAGTTATTGCATCGATAGTCATGAACCTATGCTATTATTTGCCCTTAGTTGTGGAATGTACTCATCGCCCGGG ATAAGAGTCTTCAAAGCAGATAACATTCAACATGAGCTTGACAACTCAATGCTGGACTATATTCGAGCATCGATAGGTATCAGTGAGAAGGGGAAACTGTTAGTACCAAAATTGCTGCACTCTTATACAAATGGCGTCGTCGAAGACTCTTTGTTGGTCGATTGGATTTGTCGTCATCTATCCCCCAACCAAGTAGCCATTGTTCGAGAGTCCACATTGAAGTGGAAGCAAAGGTTGCTTGGTGCCCAGAGTTTCAGTATTACACCTTACGATTCAAGATTCCGGTACTTATTCTTGTCTGATAACTGTACTTGCGAGAAGTCTCCAAGATCAGTATGA
- the LOC122046621 gene encoding uncharacterized protein LOC122046621 isoform X2: MLCLKAEALGHEMHSSCGVIIPANLGRSLQKLMHKVGKHRREEQPRRRPRSDPSSSSSGDGTASCCGLDDGKSNDGAREGRRYKACCYRSQLEEEVVILQQQLKEEIDLHVALANAITNNAHNRGQLLDSPSKLPDKAQNLLDTVAALEIKVLKLEKELASLQLQLCQERNERHLAEHHFGSLPISPKQLSKSLGSMWEEHISCLRASKFGLNEISSSIQQDRSSNGDTELALTNKSLDEFPEEEVLGSSYGVEEGNKLVTCLQQPDAVKLKDSGRTNLSNNSNKLSEEMVKCMRNIFLCLSEPSDITSKASLSECLPSQPSPVGPSSSDSSFTISSSRKFSTETRLTNEIVDLVDRFDPYGVNSGVNGRNIGCYSFAMEVSWMSVGKIQLEYAAEALKGYRSLVEQLAMVDPANMNSNEKLAFWINVYNALIMHEVEVRCLDLGLFHAYLAYGVPKSDIKLFSLMQKASYVIGGQSISAAEIEFVILKMKSPGHRPQLSLVLALHEFRISEEQSSYCIDSHEPMLLFALSCGMYSSPGIRVFKADNIQHELDNSMLDYIRASIGISEKGKLLVPKLLHSYTNGVVEDSLLVDWICRHLSPNQVAIVRESTLKWKQRLLGAQSFSITPYDSRFRYLFLSDNCTCEKSPRSV; encoded by the exons ATGCTGTGCCTGAAAGCAGAAGCTTTGGGGCACGAGATGCATTCCTCCTGTGGCGTCATCATTCCGGCGAATCT GGGAAGATCGCTACAGAAACTGATGCACAAGGTGGGGAAGCATCGCCGGGAAGAACAGCCGCGTCGGCGCCCACGCTCAGAtccgtcttcttcttcctccggcGATGGCACGGCGAGCTGTTGTGGTCTAGAT GATGGCAAGAGTAACGACGGCGCAAGGGAAGGAAGGCGTTACAAAGCGTGCTGCTACAGATCTCAGCTCGAAGAGGAA GTTGTGATCCTGCAGCAGCAGCTCAAGGAGGAGATTGATCTACATGTAGCTTTGGCAAATGCAATAACCAATAATGCACATAATCGTGGGCAATTGTTAGACTCCCCTTCAAAGCTTCCTGAtaaa GCTCAGAACCTTCTCGATACTGTAGCAGCATTGGAGATAAAAGTTTTGAAACTTGAAAAGGAGCTGGCTTCTTTGCAACTTCAGCTTTGTCAAGAAAGGAACGAGCGCCATCTTGCTGAACACCATTTTGGAAGTTTGCCAATATCACCAAAGCAACTATCCAAATCTCTCGGCAGCATGTGGGAAGAG CACATATCTTGTTTGCGAGCTTCCAAGTTTGGGTTAAATGAAATTTCCAGTTCCATTCAACAAGATCGGTCATCAAATGGAGATACAGAGTTAGCTCTGACAAACAAATCATTGGATGAATTCCCTGAAGAAGAG GTATTAGGATCATCTTATGGGGTTGAAGAAGGGAACAAATTGGTTACTTGTCTTCAGCAGCCTGATGCTGTGAAATTGAAAGACTCTGGGAGAACAAACCTATCGAACAATTCAAACAAGCTCTCGGAAGAAATGGTGAAATGCATGAGAAATATCTTTCTTTGTCTTTCTGAACCATCAGACATCACTTCAAAGGCATCTTTGTCAGAATGCTTGCCTTCCCAACCTTCACCAGTTGGTCCTTCTTCTTCTGATTCATCCTTCACCATATCGTCTTCTCGGAAATTTTCAACTGAGACACGTCTGACTAATGAGATAGTGGACCTAGTGGACAGATTTGATCCTTATGGAGTTAACAGCGGAGTAAACGGGAGGAATATTGGATGTTATAGCTTCGCAATGGAGGTGTCTTGGATGTCAGTAGGAAAGATACAACTAGAATATGCTGCTGAGGCTTTGAAAGGTTATAG ATCTCTTGTGGAGCAATTGGCAATGGTAGATCCAGCCAATATGAACAGCAATGAGAAGCTTGCCTTTTGGATTAATGTGTATAATGCCTTGATAATGCAT GAAGTAGAAGTAAGATGCCTCGATCTTGGTTTGTTTCAT GCCTATTTAGCATATGGAGTTCCTAAAAGTGACATCAAACTGTTTTCTCTAATGCAGAAG GCATCTTATGTAATCGGCGGTCAGTCCATTAGTGCAGCTGAGATTGAATTTGTCATCCTGAAGATGAAATCTCCAGGGCATCGGCCACAGCTT AGTTTGGTTTTGGCTCTTCACGAGTTTCGGATTTCCGAGGAGCAAAGTAGTTATTGCATCGATAGTCATGAACCTATGCTATTATTTGCCCTTAGTTGTGGAATGTACTCATCGCCCGGG ATAAGAGTCTTCAAAGCAGATAACATTCAACATGAGCTTGACAACTCAATGCTGGACTATATTCGAGCATCGATAGGTATCAGTGAGAAGGGGAAACTGTTAGTACCAAAATTGCTGCACTCTTATACAAATGGCGTCGTCGAAGACTCTTTGTTGGTCGATTGGATTTGTCGTCATCTATCCCCCAACCAAGTAGCCATTGTTCGAGAGTCCACATTGAAGTGGAAGCAAAGGTTGCTTGGTGCCCAGAGTTTCAGTATTACACCTTACGATTCAAGATTCCGGTACTTATTCTTGTCTGATAACTGTACTTGCGAGAAGTCTCCAAGATCAGTATGA
- the LOC122046621 gene encoding uncharacterized protein LOC122046621 isoform X1, translating into MLCLKAEALGHEMHSSCGVIIPANLGRSLQKLMHKVGKHRREEQPRRRPRSDPSSSSSGDGTASCCGLDDGKSNDGAREGRRYKACCYRSQLEEEQVVILQQQLKEEIDLHVALANAITNNAHNRGQLLDSPSKLPDKAQNLLDTVAALEIKVLKLEKELASLQLQLCQERNERHLAEHHFGSLPISPKQLSKSLGSMWEEHISCLRASKFGLNEISSSIQQDRSSNGDTELALTNKSLDEFPEEEVLGSSYGVEEGNKLVTCLQQPDAVKLKDSGRTNLSNNSNKLSEEMVKCMRNIFLCLSEPSDITSKASLSECLPSQPSPVGPSSSDSSFTISSSRKFSTETRLTNEIVDLVDRFDPYGVNSGVNGRNIGCYSFAMEVSWMSVGKIQLEYAAEALKGYRSLVEQLAMVDPANMNSNEKLAFWINVYNALIMHEVEVRCLDLGLFHAYLAYGVPKSDIKLFSLMQKASYVIGGQSISAAEIEFVILKMKSPGHRPQLSLVLALHEFRISEEQSSYCIDSHEPMLLFALSCGMYSSPGIRVFKADNIQHELDNSMLDYIRASIGISEKGKLLVPKLLHSYTNGVVEDSLLVDWICRHLSPNQVAIVRESTLKWKQRLLGAQSFSITPYDSRFRYLFLSDNCTCEKSPRSV; encoded by the exons ATGCTGTGCCTGAAAGCAGAAGCTTTGGGGCACGAGATGCATTCCTCCTGTGGCGTCATCATTCCGGCGAATCT GGGAAGATCGCTACAGAAACTGATGCACAAGGTGGGGAAGCATCGCCGGGAAGAACAGCCGCGTCGGCGCCCACGCTCAGAtccgtcttcttcttcctccggcGATGGCACGGCGAGCTGTTGTGGTCTAGAT GATGGCAAGAGTAACGACGGCGCAAGGGAAGGAAGGCGTTACAAAGCGTGCTGCTACAGATCTCAGCTCGAAGAGGAA CAGGTTGTGATCCTGCAGCAGCAGCTCAAGGAGGAGATTGATCTACATGTAGCTTTGGCAAATGCAATAACCAATAATGCACATAATCGTGGGCAATTGTTAGACTCCCCTTCAAAGCTTCCTGAtaaa GCTCAGAACCTTCTCGATACTGTAGCAGCATTGGAGATAAAAGTTTTGAAACTTGAAAAGGAGCTGGCTTCTTTGCAACTTCAGCTTTGTCAAGAAAGGAACGAGCGCCATCTTGCTGAACACCATTTTGGAAGTTTGCCAATATCACCAAAGCAACTATCCAAATCTCTCGGCAGCATGTGGGAAGAG CACATATCTTGTTTGCGAGCTTCCAAGTTTGGGTTAAATGAAATTTCCAGTTCCATTCAACAAGATCGGTCATCAAATGGAGATACAGAGTTAGCTCTGACAAACAAATCATTGGATGAATTCCCTGAAGAAGAG GTATTAGGATCATCTTATGGGGTTGAAGAAGGGAACAAATTGGTTACTTGTCTTCAGCAGCCTGATGCTGTGAAATTGAAAGACTCTGGGAGAACAAACCTATCGAACAATTCAAACAAGCTCTCGGAAGAAATGGTGAAATGCATGAGAAATATCTTTCTTTGTCTTTCTGAACCATCAGACATCACTTCAAAGGCATCTTTGTCAGAATGCTTGCCTTCCCAACCTTCACCAGTTGGTCCTTCTTCTTCTGATTCATCCTTCACCATATCGTCTTCTCGGAAATTTTCAACTGAGACACGTCTGACTAATGAGATAGTGGACCTAGTGGACAGATTTGATCCTTATGGAGTTAACAGCGGAGTAAACGGGAGGAATATTGGATGTTATAGCTTCGCAATGGAGGTGTCTTGGATGTCAGTAGGAAAGATACAACTAGAATATGCTGCTGAGGCTTTGAAAGGTTATAG ATCTCTTGTGGAGCAATTGGCAATGGTAGATCCAGCCAATATGAACAGCAATGAGAAGCTTGCCTTTTGGATTAATGTGTATAATGCCTTGATAATGCAT GAAGTAGAAGTAAGATGCCTCGATCTTGGTTTGTTTCAT GCCTATTTAGCATATGGAGTTCCTAAAAGTGACATCAAACTGTTTTCTCTAATGCAGAAG GCATCTTATGTAATCGGCGGTCAGTCCATTAGTGCAGCTGAGATTGAATTTGTCATCCTGAAGATGAAATCTCCAGGGCATCGGCCACAGCTT AGTTTGGTTTTGGCTCTTCACGAGTTTCGGATTTCCGAGGAGCAAAGTAGTTATTGCATCGATAGTCATGAACCTATGCTATTATTTGCCCTTAGTTGTGGAATGTACTCATCGCCCGGG ATAAGAGTCTTCAAAGCAGATAACATTCAACATGAGCTTGACAACTCAATGCTGGACTATATTCGAGCATCGATAGGTATCAGTGAGAAGGGGAAACTGTTAGTACCAAAATTGCTGCACTCTTATACAAATGGCGTCGTCGAAGACTCTTTGTTGGTCGATTGGATTTGTCGTCATCTATCCCCCAACCAAGTAGCCATTGTTCGAGAGTCCACATTGAAGTGGAAGCAAAGGTTGCTTGGTGCCCAGAGTTTCAGTATTACACCTTACGATTCAAGATTCCGGTACTTATTCTTGTCTGATAACTGTACTTGCGAGAAGTCTCCAAGATCAGTATGA